The Arachis hypogaea cultivar Tifrunner chromosome 19, arahy.Tifrunner.gnm2.J5K5, whole genome shotgun sequence genome has a window encoding:
- the LOC112778232 gene encoding pentatricopeptide repeat-containing protein At3g09040, mitochondrial-like encodes MVNCYGIEPMVDHYACIVGVPGRWGNLKEGGEFIDNLNIELIAMIWANLLGACRIHGDDIRPYSLTVQHYPFHSPPSISQVYDDLLRIFFRLQQTKTNPHHHYDYQMFDNIPNHGDGEMAKVVHAHAIKHDISFDGFLTSATIDLYAAAGNDPFAQKLFHQLHPRQRHLFAYNSIISMYSRQGLFQNALRCLVSMMRFGQLPDQFMLAIALSICSKLRNVEFGRLLHSRVIKAGFEFNPLCQGALIDLYAKCSFLRHASAIFDTAVHLDTISWTALISGYVRARLPQDALQVFDKMQIAGCSPDPVVFVTVLNDLLNLVKLDDTCKLFQDMHTNNVVAWNAMISGHAKRGHHKEAIEFFLEMRKCGIKSLKSTLASVLSVISSLAALDYGLLVHGEAIK; translated from the exons ATGGTGAACTGTTATGGCATTGAACCCATGGTTGATCACTATGCTTGCATTGTGGGTGTTCCTGGTCGCTGGGGTAATCTTAAAGAAGGTGGAGAGTTCATCGACAATCTAAATATCGAACTGATTGCTATGATTTGGGCCAATTTATTAGGAGCTTGCCGAATTCATGGTGATGACATAAG ACCTTATTCACTAACCGTTCAGCACTACCCTTTCCATTCTCCTCCTTCCATCTCACAAGTCTACGATGACCTTCTCCGCATTTTCTTCCGCTTACAACAAACTAAAACAAATCCCCATCACCATTACGACTACCAAATGTTCGACAATATTCCCAACCATGGCGACGGGGAAATGGCCAAAGTTGTTCATGCACACGCCATCAAACACGACATTTCCTTTGATGGCTTCCTCACAAGTGCCACCATCGATCTGTACGCTGCTGCCGGCAATGACCCTTTCGCTCAGAAGCTCTTCCACCAGCTCCATCCTCGTCAGAGACATTTATTCGCTTATAATTCTATCATTTCCATGTACTCAAGGCAGGGGTTATTCCAAAATGCACTCCGTTGTTTAGTTTCTATGATGCGTTTTGGCCAGTTGCCTGACCAATTCATGCTCGCTATAGCTCTCTCTATTTGTTCAAAGCTCAGAAATGTTGAATTCGGCAGGTTGCTTCACTCCCGCGTGATCAAGGCAGGTTTTGAGTTCAATCCGCTCTGCCAGGGTGCTCTTATCGATCTCTATGCCAAATGCAGCTTTCTCCGCCATGCTAGCGCCATATTTGACACCGCAGTCCACTTGGACACTATTTCTTGGACGGCTTTGATTTCCGGTTATGTTCGAGCCAGGCTACCGCAGGACGCCCTCCAGGTTTTTGACAAAATGCAGATAGCTGGCTGCTCTCCTGACCCGGTGGTTTTTGTGACTGTTCTCAATGATCTTCTGAATTTGGTTAAGCTGGATGATACCTGTAAATTGTTTCAAGACATGCACACTAACAATGTTGTGGCATGGAATGCGATGATCTCTGGTCATGCTAAGAGGGGCCATCATAAGGAGGCTATTGAGTTCTTTCTCGAAATGAGGAAGTGTGGTATAAAGTCCTTAAAGTCCACACTGGCAAGTGTTCTTAGTGTGATTTCCAGCTTAGCTGCGTTGGATTATGGGTTACTAGTCCATGGAGAGGCTATCAAATAA